One stretch of Plutella xylostella chromosome 15, ilPluXylo3.1, whole genome shotgun sequence DNA includes these proteins:
- the LOC105386564 gene encoding retinol dehydrogenase 14 — protein sequence MVHKYVLYAAVPISVVVAIGLIRKWRSSKWGKCLTNTCLRGKTFLITGANSGIGLETARALVKRKARIIFACRDLENAKKAIAEIRKEQPNGGEMIPMHLDLASFDSIEKFVEVVKAGFHKIDVLINNAGVAVPLNLDLKTKEGFEIHFGVNHLGHFYLTNLLLDLLKRATPSRVVIISSTLHESGKINFDDLNHKTEIAEAQSGKKKSRHNPGYNDSKLMNVYFARGLADRLRGSGIDVNVCCPGFTYTNLFRYSVKWYHYLIFSPVALFFMRSASQGAQTVIFCASDPSIEGKSGKFYRDCTEYASKHQFSKEVESRLWTVSEELVKQRKPL from the exons ATGGTGCataaatatgtgttgtatgcgGCTGTGCCCATATCGGTGGTGGTAGCTATAGGATTGATTCGCAAGTGGAGGTCTAGCAAGTGGGGCAAATGTTTGACCAACACCTGTCTCAGAGGGAAGACGTTTCTGATCACCGGCGCCAACAGCGGCATCGGGCTGGAGACGGCCCGCGCGCTGGTGAAGAGGAAGGCCAGGATCATCTTCGCGTGCCGAGACCTGGAGAATGCCAAGAAGGCCATCGCCGAGATCAGGAAGGAACAGCCGAATGGAGGAGAGATG ATCCCCATGCATTTAGACTTAGCATCCTTTGATTCCATTGAGAAGTTTGTGGAAGTGGTGAAGGCTGGTTTCCACAAAATAGATGTCCTCATCAACAATGCCGGTGTGGCTGTGCCTCTGAACCTAGATCTGAAGACTAAGGAGGGATTTGAAATACATTTTGGAGTCAACCACTTGGGACACTTCTACCTAACCAACTTACTCCTTGATTTGTTGAAGAGAGCTACACCTAGCAG GGTTGTCATAATATCATCAACTCTTCACGAGTCAGGGAAAATCAACTTTGATGATCTGAACCATAAGACTGAGATAGCAGAAGCACAGTCGGGGAAGAAGAAGTCTCGCCACAACCCCGGGTACAATGACTCCAAGCTGATGAATGTTTACTTCGCCCGCGGGCTGGCCGACCGGCTGCGGGGCTCCGGCATAGACGTCAATGTATGCTGCCCTGGATTCACTTACACTAATCTTTTCAG atATTCAGTAAAGTGGTACCACTACCTTATTTTCTCACCAGTTGCTTTGTTCTTCATGCGGTCAGCTAGTcag GGAGCCCAAACGGTCATCTTCTGCGCGTCAGACCCGAGCATCGAGGGCAAGTCGGGCAAGTTCTACCGAGACTGCACGGAGTATGCGTCCAAGCACCAGTTCAGCAAGGAGGTGGAGAGCCGCCTGTGGACCGTCAGCGAGGAACTGGTCAAGCAGAGGAAGCCGCTGTGA